In uncultured Bacteroides sp., the following proteins share a genomic window:
- a CDS encoding carboxymuconolactone decarboxylase family protein, giving the protein MKNLVTILMVAVILFFNQNNQLNAQNMKEEIPKISNFPVGDKLPEMFSKYFIGQAYLAPLTKNKDLNCPIYNVTFEPGCRNNWHSHTGGQILVVVGGKGYYQAKGEPARLLLPGDVVEIPANVVHWHGAAPDSWFSHLAIETNPQYNQNTWLEAVDDEQYKKATTASGSKEINLTNAAIKNHEELWPGYQSKAKQTDPELIEIFDNFAFDEVIKYGNLDTKTRVMMIMGSTIAQGALTEYKMFVNGALNVGVTPVEIKEILYQSVAYVGVAKVIDFIYAANEILKERGIELPVKGQSTTTPETRMEKGLVLQKDIFGDVIDKMYEQSPKNQLHIQKYLSANCFGDYQTRTGLDAKARELLTFSMLISMGGTESQVKGHILGNVKVGNNKETLLSVTTQLLPYIGYPRTLNALKCLNEVIPE; this is encoded by the coding sequence ATGAAGAACTTAGTAACAATTTTAATGGTTGCTGTAATTTTATTCTTCAACCAAAACAATCAATTAAATGCACAAAATATGAAAGAAGAAATTCCTAAAATAAGTAACTTCCCAGTGGGAGACAAACTTCCCGAAATGTTTTCTAAATACTTTATCGGGCAGGCTTATCTGGCCCCGTTAACTAAAAATAAAGATTTAAATTGTCCTATATATAATGTAACCTTTGAACCGGGCTGCCGGAACAATTGGCATAGCCATACTGGTGGTCAGATCCTTGTTGTGGTAGGTGGAAAAGGATATTATCAGGCTAAAGGTGAACCGGCACGTTTGCTTTTACCGGGTGATGTGGTTGAAATTCCTGCAAATGTGGTTCACTGGCATGGAGCTGCTCCAGATAGTTGGTTCTCGCATCTGGCAATTGAAACAAATCCTCAGTATAACCAAAATACCTGGTTAGAGGCTGTGGATGACGAGCAGTATAAAAAAGCGACTACCGCTTCAGGCAGTAAGGAGATCAACCTGACTAATGCAGCTATTAAAAATCATGAAGAATTATGGCCCGGATACCAATCAAAAGCTAAACAAACCGACCCGGAATTGATTGAGATATTCGATAATTTTGCTTTTGATGAAGTAATCAAATATGGCAATCTGGATACCAAAACCAGAGTGATGATGATTATGGGTTCCACCATTGCTCAGGGTGCACTTACGGAATATAAAATGTTTGTAAATGGAGCTCTCAATGTTGGTGTTACACCTGTTGAAATTAAGGAAATATTGTATCAATCGGTTGCTTATGTTGGAGTGGCCAAAGTGATAGATTTTATTTATGCTGCCAACGAAATACTAAAGGAAAGGGGAATTGAATTACCGGTAAAAGGACAATCGACCACCACACCAGAAACTCGTATGGAAAAAGGATTGGTTCTTCAAAAAGATATTTTTGGAGATGTAATTGATAAAATGTACGAGCAGTCACCAAAGAATCAGCTGCATATACAAAAGTACTTGTCGGCAAATTGCTTCGGCGATTATCAAACTCGTACCGGTTTAGATGCAAAAGCCAGAGAACTATTAACCTTCTCCATGCTCATCAGCATGGGTGGTACTGAATCACAGGTTAAAGGACACATTCTTGGTAATGTAAAAGTGGGCAATAACAAAGAGACCTTGCTAAGTGTAACCACACAACTTTTACCCTATATTGGATATCCTCGCACGCTGAATGCATTGAAATGCTTAAACGAAGTTATACCTGAATAA
- a CDS encoding NAD(P)-dependent alcohol dehydrogenase, protein MKYLFLSIALSILSVFQVNAQEKRIPAKGLAVFSNDWQFKPYEFTRHALGDDDILIETMYASICHSDLHHSHQDWGNEIYPMVPGHEIVGKVTRVGKNVTKFKVGDYAGVGCMVNSCGECDYCKAGLEQYCKKVVMTYHAHDPFHNNEITQGGYSNNIVVKDRFAVKVPQNADMKKVAPLLCAGITTYSPLMQSDVKKGDNVAIAGFGGLGHMAVQYAVKLGAKVTVFDITEDKRADALRMGAVKYVNVNNKEELKGMDDSFDFVLSTIPAMYDPSMYLRMTKYNGNFAIVGLPAFNNQPTLKVMDFVFLAGRNVYGSQIGGMKETQEMLDYSVAHNIYPEVEIIKADGDAVTEAYKNVLAGKVKFRYVIDMSTLK, encoded by the coding sequence ATGAAATATCTATTTTTAAGCATAGCATTGAGCATTTTATCTGTATTTCAAGTTAATGCTCAGGAAAAAAGAATCCCAGCCAAAGGTCTTGCTGTTTTTTCAAACGATTGGCAATTTAAACCTTATGAGTTTACGCGTCATGCCCTTGGAGATGATGATATTCTCATTGAAACGATGTACGCCAGTATATGCCATAGCGATTTACACCACTCTCACCAAGATTGGGGGAATGAAATATATCCAATGGTTCCAGGACATGAAATTGTAGGAAAAGTAACCAGAGTAGGTAAGAATGTGACCAAATTCAAAGTTGGCGATTATGCCGGTGTTGGTTGTATGGTAAACTCCTGTGGTGAATGCGATTATTGTAAAGCTGGTTTAGAACAATATTGTAAAAAAGTAGTTATGACCTATCATGCTCATGACCCATTTCATAATAATGAAATTACGCAAGGTGGATACTCAAATAATATTGTTGTAAAAGACAGGTTTGCAGTTAAAGTTCCTCAAAATGCGGATATGAAAAAAGTAGCTCCTTTATTATGTGCCGGAATTACGACCTATTCACCACTAATGCAATCTGATGTTAAAAAAGGAGACAATGTGGCTATTGCAGGATTTGGTGGGCTTGGTCATATGGCCGTGCAATATGCTGTAAAATTAGGCGCAAAAGTTACCGTATTTGATATTACGGAAGACAAGCGTGCAGATGCCTTACGAATGGGTGCTGTGAAATATGTAAACGTCAATAATAAAGAAGAATTAAAAGGAATGGACGATTCTTTTGATTTTGTGTTAAGCACTATTCCTGCAATGTATGATCCATCCATGTATCTTAGAATGACCAAATACAATGGTAATTTTGCCATTGTTGGATTACCGGCATTCAATAATCAACCTACACTTAAAGTAATGGATTTTGTGTTCCTTGCAGGCAGAAATGTGTATGGTTCTCAAATTGGTGGCATGAAAGAAACACAGGAAATGCTCGATTATTCGGTAGCACACAATATCTATCCCGAAGTGGAAATTATCAAAGCCGACGGAGATGCTGTAACTGAAGCTTATAAAAACGTATTGGCAGGAAAAGTAAAATTCAGATATGTTATTGATATGAGCACTTTGAAGTAA
- a CDS encoding aldo/keto reductase: MKQRKLGTQGLEVSALGLGCMGLSFGYGPATDKQEAIKLIRRAYELGVTFFDTAEIYGPFTNEEVVGEAIAPFRNEIVVATKFGFNFKNGQSVGLNSKPEYIRQAVEGSLKRLNVEAIDLLYQHRIDPNVPIEDVAGTVKDLIQEGKVKYFGMSEAGVTNIRKAHAIQPVSALQSEYSMWWREPETKTFATLEELGIGFVPFSPLGKGFLTGKIDVNTEFDTKDFRNGIPRFDAENRKANQALVELITQIAQKKEATPAQVALAWIHAQKEWIVPIPGTTKIHRLEENVGAANLELNKDDLTQIETALAKIDILGHRYPESSQKMVDND; this comes from the coding sequence ATGAAACAGCGTAAATTAGGTACTCAAGGATTAGAAGTATCTGCACTAGGATTAGGGTGCATGGGCTTAAGTTTTGGTTATGGCCCTGCTACAGATAAGCAAGAGGCTATTAAATTAATTAGAAGAGCTTACGAATTAGGTGTTACATTTTTTGATACCGCCGAAATATATGGCCCTTTTACCAATGAAGAAGTTGTTGGCGAAGCGATTGCTCCATTTAGAAACGAAATTGTAGTTGCTACCAAATTTGGTTTTAACTTTAAGAATGGTCAGTCGGTTGGGCTAAACAGTAAACCAGAGTACATCCGTCAGGCTGTAGAAGGTTCTTTAAAAAGATTAAATGTAGAAGCCATAGATTTGCTATATCAACATCGAATTGACCCGAATGTTCCTATTGAAGATGTTGCGGGTACAGTTAAAGATTTAATTCAGGAAGGAAAAGTAAAATACTTTGGTATGTCTGAAGCTGGAGTTACCAATATTCGCAAAGCTCATGCTATTCAGCCGGTGTCAGCCTTACAAAGCGAATACTCTATGTGGTGGCGGGAGCCTGAAACAAAAACTTTTGCTACTCTTGAGGAACTAGGTATTGGCTTTGTGCCTTTCAGTCCTCTTGGCAAAGGATTTTTAACAGGAAAAATTGATGTAAATACAGAATTCGATACCAAAGACTTTCGCAATGGTATACCTCGCTTCGATGCTGAAAACCGAAAAGCGAATCAAGCTTTGGTTGAGTTGATTACCCAAATTGCTCAGAAAAAAGAGGCAACACCTGCACAAGTTGCCTTAGCATGGATTCACGCTCAAAAAGAATGGATTGTACCAATTCCAGGAACAACAAAAATACACCGACTTGAAGAAAATGTAGGAGCAGCAAATCTTGAATTAAATAAGGATGATTTAACTCAGATTGAAACTGCATTAGCAAAAATAGATATTCTTGGACATCGATATCCTGAAAGCAGTCAAAAAATGGTTGATAATGATTAG
- a CDS encoding helix-turn-helix domain-containing protein codes for MNEIPRIDNICDYNSIMGLETLHPLVSVIDMSKSKRMSHMRHSFGFYAIYLKQVKCGDLIYGRNYYDYQEGTLVCIAPGQVLGVEDNGEYFQPKGWALLFHPDLIRGTSLGRNIKNYSFFSYEANEALHLSEQERVVVIDCMHKIELELNHSIDKHSKTLIASNIELLLNYCERFYDRQFITREHINKDVLVRFENLLEDYFTSDKPQNIGLPTVGYCADKLNLSSNYLGDLIKKETGKSALEHIQLKLINIAKELVYDTSKSVSEIAYELGFKYPQHFSRLFKKRVGVSPNEYRVQH; via the coding sequence ATGAATGAGATTCCAAGAATAGATAATATTTGCGATTACAATTCTATAATGGGGTTGGAAACGTTGCATCCTTTGGTTAGTGTTATCGATATGTCCAAGTCTAAAAGAATGTCACATATGCGTCATAGCTTTGGCTTTTATGCCATCTATCTGAAGCAGGTGAAATGTGGAGATTTGATATATGGACGCAACTATTATGATTATCAGGAGGGAACATTGGTATGCATTGCACCGGGGCAGGTTCTTGGTGTTGAAGATAACGGAGAGTACTTTCAACCGAAAGGCTGGGCGTTGTTGTTTCATCCGGACTTGATTCGTGGCACCTCGCTTGGGCGTAATATCAAAAACTATTCATTCTTTTCCTATGAAGCTAACGAAGCCCTTCACCTGTCAGAGCAGGAAAGAGTTGTTGTAATAGACTGCATGCATAAGATAGAACTGGAACTGAATCATTCAATTGATAAACACAGCAAAACATTGATTGCATCGAACATAGAGTTGCTTCTTAATTATTGCGAGCGCTTTTATGACCGCCAGTTTATTACCCGCGAACATATAAATAAAGATGTCTTGGTACGGTTTGAAAATCTGCTTGAAGATTATTTTACGTCGGACAAGCCACAGAATATTGGTTTGCCTACAGTGGGATATTGTGCTGATAAGCTTAATCTTTCATCAAACTATTTGGGTGATTTGATTAAAAAAGAAACCGGCAAATCAGCTTTGGAACATATACAACTGAAATTGATTAATATAGCTAAAGAGTTAGTGTATGACACAAGCAAATCTGTTAGTGAGATAGCCTATGAACTGGGATTCAAATACCCTCAGCACTTCAGCCGGCTGTTTAAGAAACGTGTTGGTGTTTCGCCAAATGAATATAGGGTGCAGCATTAA
- a CDS encoding helix-turn-helix domain-containing protein → MEEITKLKSISQYNEMMGQETLHPLVSVIDYSKVKPIKHIRKCMEFYSVVLKDTKCGDIRYGRNYYDYREGTLVFTAPGQIMDIDNKGEYIQPMGWELVFHPDLIRGTSLGHKMKSYTFFSYEVFEALHLSASEQQTIIDCFNKINIELKHTIDKHSKTLIVTNIELLLNYCTRFYDRQFITRENANKDVLIKFENLLNSYFESDKPQTIGFPSVKYCAEGLHLSANYLGDLIKKETGKSAQEHIQLKLIDMAKEKLFDRTKSISDIAYELGFKYQQHFSRMFKKETGYTPNEYRILN, encoded by the coding sequence ATGGAAGAAATAACAAAACTGAAAAGCATTTCTCAGTATAATGAGATGATGGGTCAGGAAACCTTACATCCTTTAGTGAGTGTTATCGATTATTCAAAAGTAAAACCGATAAAGCACATCCGTAAATGCATGGAGTTTTATAGTGTGGTTCTAAAAGATACCAAATGTGGCGACATAAGATATGGACGCAATTATTATGATTACAGAGAAGGAACGTTAGTGTTTACCGCACCCGGCCAGATTATGGATATTGATAATAAAGGAGAATATATTCAGCCCATGGGGTGGGAATTGGTATTCCATCCCGATTTAATTCGTGGTACTTCGCTTGGACATAAAATGAAAAGCTATACATTTTTCTCTTATGAAGTGTTTGAAGCCTTACATCTTTCAGCCAGTGAGCAACAAACTATCATTGACTGCTTTAACAAAATTAATATAGAATTGAAGCATACAATTGATAAGCATAGCAAAACATTGATAGTAACAAACATTGAATTACTGCTCAATTATTGCACACGTTTTTATGACCGGCAGTTTATTACCCGTGAGAATGCAAACAAAGATGTTCTGATAAAGTTTGAGAACCTCCTTAATAGTTATTTTGAATCAGATAAACCTCAGACAATTGGATTTCCCTCAGTGAAATATTGTGCAGAAGGATTACATTTGTCGGCCAACTATCTTGGAGATTTAATAAAAAAAGAGACAGGTAAGTCCGCCCAGGAGCATATACAGCTAAAGTTGATTGATATGGCTAAGGAAAAGCTTTTTGACCGGACCAAATCAATAAGTGATATTGCTTATGAGTTAGGGTTCAAGTATCAACAACATTTCAGCCGTATGTTTAAGAAGGAAACCGGCTATACACCTAATGAATACAGAATTCTGAATTAA
- the dmpI gene encoding 4-oxalocrotonate tautomerase DmpI, with protein sequence MPVITIQASKLSNEQKKELTITLTNEAARIMNMPVAPFTVLIYENDLTNIGFGGKWLGDMNVANTKED encoded by the coding sequence ATGCCTGTAATAACTATTCAAGCCTCAAAACTAAGCAACGAACAAAAGAAAGAGTTAACCATCACATTAACAAACGAAGCAGCCCGCATTATGAATATGCCTGTAGCACCTTTTACAGTATTGATTTACGAAAACGATCTTACTAATATAGGTTTTGGAGGAAAGTGGCTGGGTGACATGAATGTTGCAAATACGAAAGAAGATTAA
- a CDS encoding flavodoxin family protein: MSKNILVLTGSPRKGGNSDQLADAFISGAQKAGHTAVKFATANKNIKGCVDCMSCYSKGVACSFNDDFNELAPMVEEADMIVFATPLYWFTFPMQLKAAIDKFFAFLIGKRKLKIQSSALLVCSGAPNEDGFDAIKATYKQIANHMNWSDSGIITVPGINAKSDIQNTDALKRAEELGLSIQ, translated from the coding sequence ATGTCTAAAAATATTTTGGTACTTACTGGTAGCCCCCGCAAAGGAGGCAATAGTGATCAATTGGCAGATGCATTTATTTCCGGAGCTCAAAAAGCAGGACATACTGCTGTTAAATTTGCTACAGCAAATAAAAATATTAAAGGTTGCGTTGACTGTATGAGCTGCTACAGTAAAGGTGTAGCGTGCTCATTCAATGATGATTTCAACGAACTTGCCCCAATGGTGGAGGAAGCTGATATGATTGTTTTTGCCACACCCTTATATTGGTTTACATTCCCCATGCAATTAAAAGCTGCTATCGATAAATTCTTCGCTTTTCTAATTGGCAAGCGGAAACTAAAAATACAAAGCAGCGCACTGTTAGTTTGTTCCGGTGCTCCAAATGAGGACGGTTTTGATGCAATAAAAGCAACTTACAAACAGATAGCTAACCATATGAATTGGAGTGATTCCGGCATCATTACAGTTCCCGGTATAAATGCAAAAAGTGATATTCAGAACACAGATGCATTGAAAAGAGCAGAAGAGTTAGGACTAAGCATACAATAA